From Streptomyces cyaneogriseus subsp. noncyanogenus, the proteins below share one genomic window:
- a CDS encoding RDD family protein: MSSAPPPGQQPPDDDPFRKQPPPPGPGGPGSGSPYDTPHGGGDRPPPYPGGPEGGGGGPYGGGGPYGGGGGDPYGGGPPGDPLAGMPPLADSGRRTLARIVDMILVGAVVWLLSWGLNVDAYRVDDEQVGVGMSFGQSLIAAVLYIAYDTFMTARTGQTLGKKWMGLRVANLDDGATPSVQTSMMRAAVLWVPFAFCCACVWTIISGGWSFFDKPYKQGLHDKAAKTVVVSTR, encoded by the coding sequence ATGAGCAGCGCACCACCCCCCGGTCAGCAGCCGCCGGACGACGACCCGTTCAGGAAGCAGCCCCCGCCGCCCGGCCCGGGCGGCCCCGGTTCCGGCTCGCCGTACGACACCCCGCACGGCGGCGGGGACCGGCCCCCGCCCTACCCCGGCGGCCCCGAGGGCGGCGGCGGGGGTCCCTACGGCGGCGGTGGCCCCTACGGGGGCGGCGGCGGTGATCCGTACGGGGGCGGCCCTCCCGGCGATCCGCTCGCCGGCATGCCCCCGCTCGCCGACAGCGGCAGGCGCACGCTCGCGCGGATCGTCGACATGATCCTGGTGGGCGCCGTGGTGTGGCTGCTGAGCTGGGGGCTGAACGTCGACGCGTACCGGGTCGACGACGAGCAGGTGGGCGTCGGGATGTCCTTCGGGCAGTCGCTGATCGCCGCCGTGCTCTACATCGCGTACGACACCTTCATGACCGCGCGGACGGGGCAGACCCTCGGCAAGAAGTGGATGGGCCTGCGGGTGGCCAACCTGGACGACGGCGCCACGCCGTCGGTGCAGACCTCGATGATGCGCGCGGCGGTGCTGTGGGTCCCGTTCGCGTTCTGCTGCGCCTGCGTCTGGACGATCATCTCCGGCGGATGGAGCTTCTTCGACAAGCCCTACAAGCAGGGCCTGCACGACAAGGCCGCCAAGACGGTGGTGGTCAGCACGCGTTGA
- a CDS encoding RDD family protein, translated as MLYEVITYTEVVPSSSVITSYSIHYTKLYEGPAAPVAPAPAPSAPLTPHPGGGQSSWAQQVHRLAEAAGDEQPVAPWKPPVEDPFQAAARRQAAARPAGLGKRLAARLVDTLVLAAVTSVAAVPLGMKAFDHVDRKIEAAKLSGQTVTVWLLDGTTSVYLGVVLAVLLLFGVAYEALPTAKWGRTLGKKLFGLEVRDIEAHEAPTFGAALRRWLVYSVPGLLAVGVVGVLWCLFDRPWRQCWHDKAARTFVAG; from the coding sequence ATGCTATACGAAGTTATTACGTACACGGAGGTGGTGCCGTCGAGCAGCGTAATAACTTCGTATAGCATACATTATACGAAGTTATACGAGGGCCCCGCCGCCCCGGTGGCCCCCGCACCCGCCCCCTCCGCTCCGCTCACGCCCCACCCCGGCGGCGGCCAGTCCTCCTGGGCGCAGCAGGTGCACCGGCTCGCGGAGGCCGCCGGTGACGAGCAGCCCGTCGCTCCCTGGAAGCCCCCGGTCGAGGACCCGTTCCAGGCCGCGGCGCGGCGGCAGGCGGCGGCGCGGCCCGCGGGGCTCGGCAAGCGGCTGGCCGCCCGGCTGGTGGACACCCTGGTCCTCGCGGCCGTCACCTCGGTGGCCGCCGTCCCGCTCGGGATGAAGGCGTTCGACCACGTCGACCGGAAGATCGAGGCGGCCAAGCTGTCCGGCCAGACGGTCACGGTCTGGCTGCTCGACGGCACCACCTCCGTGTACCTGGGCGTCGTCCTGGCCGTACTGCTGCTCTTCGGCGTCGCCTACGAGGCGCTGCCCACCGCCAAGTGGGGCCGCACCCTCGGTAAGAAGCTGTTCGGCCTGGAGGTGCGGGACATCGAGGCGCACGAGGCGCCCACCTTCGGGGCGGCCCTGCGCCGCTGGCTGGTCTACAGCGTCCCCGGCCTGCTCGCCGTGGGCGTCGTCGGCGTCCTGTGGTGCCTGTTCGACCGGCCCTGGCGCCAGTGCTGGCACGACAAGGCCGCGCGCACGTTCGTCGCGGGCTGA
- a CDS encoding DUF2510 domain-containing protein → MSAPTPAPGDDTPREGYYPDPSIPGYVRYWNGAAWVPGTSRPAPKDGEPLAPPPGVRPAVPSVEETGPHFFDEDPVEPASAAPAARDGDASPAPDGDRPRQPGAAPGQDGGVDWPAAQGADPGQPGPADGAAPSDGPPAPGGGPAPARPAEPERSVGDTFVFRRPAAGRAPAAGSAPAAGPGTPAGPAAPGTPAHHAPAAHAPGTGAPAGGPQAAAPVAPVAPAPAAAPAALSGPQQAAAAVPRQGAVPQPAAPVPGPAAPVAPAPAPSAPLTPHPGGGQSSWAQQVHRITSYNVCYTKLLRTRRWCRRAA, encoded by the coding sequence ATGAGCGCCCCAACCCCGGCCCCCGGCGACGACACGCCCCGCGAAGGGTATTACCCGGACCCGTCCATCCCTGGATACGTCCGGTACTGGAACGGCGCCGCGTGGGTGCCGGGCACCAGCCGGCCGGCGCCCAAGGACGGCGAGCCGCTCGCCCCGCCGCCCGGCGTGCGCCCGGCCGTGCCCTCCGTGGAGGAGACCGGCCCGCACTTCTTCGACGAGGACCCGGTCGAGCCCGCCTCCGCCGCTCCGGCCGCGCGGGACGGCGACGCCTCGCCCGCCCCGGACGGCGACCGCCCCCGTCAGCCCGGTGCCGCCCCCGGCCAGGACGGCGGCGTCGACTGGCCGGCGGCGCAGGGCGCCGACCCCGGGCAGCCGGGGCCCGCCGACGGCGCCGCCCCGTCCGACGGCCCCCCGGCTCCGGGCGGCGGCCCGGCACCGGCCCGGCCCGCCGAACCCGAGCGGAGCGTCGGCGACACCTTCGTCTTCCGCCGTCCGGCCGCCGGGAGAGCGCCCGCCGCCGGCAGCGCACCGGCGGCCGGCCCCGGCACCCCCGCGGGACCCGCCGCGCCGGGCACCCCCGCGCACCACGCCCCCGCCGCCCACGCCCCCGGAACCGGCGCTCCGGCCGGTGGCCCGCAGGCCGCCGCTCCGGTGGCCCCGGTGGCGCCCGCCCCGGCCGCCGCGCCGGCCGCCCTCTCCGGCCCGCAGCAGGCGGCAGCCGCCGTCCCCCGCCAGGGCGCCGTGCCCCAGCCCGCCGCCCCCGTACCGGGCCCCGCCGCCCCGGTGGCCCCCGCACCCGCCCCCTCCGCTCCGCTCACGCCCCACCCCGGCGGCGGCCAGTCCTCCTGGGCGCAGCAGGTGCATCGTATAACTTCGTATAATGTATGCTATACGAAGTTATTACGTACACGGAGGTGGTGCCGTCGAGCAGCGTAA
- a CDS encoding SsgA family sporulation/cell division regulator produces the protein MHPTVVERELELRLVLAPGHSVPVAALLGYRTDDPYAVHITFHIDSDRPVHWTFARELLVEGVFRPCGHGDVRVWPAKAGGRSVVLMALSSPGGDALLQAPAAQVSAWLERTLRVVPPGSEGGQPGLDDGLAELLAR, from the coding sequence ATGCACCCCACCGTCGTCGAACGGGAGCTGGAACTGAGGCTCGTCCTGGCGCCCGGGCACAGCGTCCCGGTGGCGGCCCTGCTCGGTTACCGCACCGACGACCCCTACGCCGTCCACATCACCTTCCACATCGACTCCGACCGGCCCGTGCACTGGACGTTCGCCCGCGAGCTGCTGGTGGAGGGGGTGTTCCGGCCGTGCGGGCACGGGGACGTGCGGGTGTGGCCGGCGAAGGCCGGGGGCCGCAGCGTGGTGCTGATGGCACTGAGCAGCCCCGGCGGGGACGCCCTGCTCCAGGCGCCGGCCGCGCAGGTGTCGGCCTGGCTGGAGCGGACGCTGCGGGTGGTCCCGCCGGGCAGCGAGGGCGGCCAGCCGGGCCTCGACGACGGACTGGCCGAGCTGCTGGCCCGGTGA
- a CDS encoding FAD-binding oxidoreductase — protein MSRIESRTEARPGEEGGAAGTLVDRLLAGLPAEAVLTDPDVMASYAHDMASFCPAGAPAAVVLPRTVEQVQHVMRTATELRVPVVPQGARSGLSGAANASDGCIVLSLTRMDRILEINPVDRIAVVEPGVVNAALSRAVDEHGLCYPPDPSSWEMCTIGGNIGTASGGLCCVKYGVTAEYVLGLDVVLADGRLMSTGRRTAKGVAGYDLTRLFVGSEGSLGIVVRAVLALRPKPPEQLVLAAEFASAAAACDAVCRIMAGGHVPSLLELMDRTTVKAVNDLAHMGLPETTEALLLAAFDTPDPAADLAAVGALCEAAGATQVVPADDAAESQLLLQARRLSLTALEAVKGTTMIDDVCVPRSRLGDMLEGVERIAAEYGLTIGVCAHAGDGNTHPTVCFDAADPDESRRARESFDRIMALGLELGGTITGEHGVGVLKKEWLAREIGPVGLEMQRAIKQAFDPLGILNPGKLF, from the coding sequence ATGAGCCGTATCGAGAGCCGTACCGAAGCGCGTCCCGGCGAAGAGGGCGGGGCGGCGGGCACCCTCGTCGACCGGCTGCTCGCCGGCCTGCCCGCCGAGGCGGTCCTCACCGACCCCGACGTCATGGCGTCCTACGCCCACGACATGGCGAGCTTCTGCCCGGCCGGCGCCCCCGCCGCCGTGGTCCTGCCGCGCACCGTCGAGCAGGTGCAGCACGTGATGCGCACCGCCACCGAGCTGCGCGTCCCGGTCGTGCCGCAGGGCGCCCGCAGCGGCCTGTCCGGCGCCGCCAACGCCAGCGACGGCTGCATCGTGCTGTCCCTGACCCGGATGGACCGCATCCTGGAGATCAACCCCGTCGACCGCATCGCCGTCGTCGAGCCCGGCGTCGTCAACGCCGCGCTCTCCCGCGCGGTGGACGAACACGGCCTGTGCTACCCGCCGGACCCGTCGAGCTGGGAGATGTGCACCATCGGCGGCAACATCGGCACCGCCTCCGGCGGCCTGTGCTGCGTCAAGTACGGGGTGACCGCCGAGTACGTCCTCGGCCTCGACGTCGTCCTCGCCGACGGCCGCCTGATGTCCACCGGCCGCCGCACCGCCAAGGGCGTCGCCGGGTACGACCTCACCCGCCTGTTCGTCGGCTCCGAGGGCTCCCTCGGCATCGTCGTCCGGGCCGTGCTGGCGCTGCGGCCGAAGCCGCCCGAGCAGCTCGTGCTCGCCGCCGAGTTCGCCTCCGCGGCCGCCGCCTGCGACGCCGTGTGCCGGATCATGGCGGGCGGCCACGTCCCGTCCCTCCTGGAGCTGATGGACCGGACGACCGTCAAGGCGGTCAACGACCTCGCCCACATGGGCCTGCCGGAGACCACCGAGGCCCTGCTGCTGGCCGCCTTCGACACCCCCGACCCCGCCGCCGACCTCGCCGCGGTCGGCGCCCTGTGCGAAGCGGCCGGCGCCACCCAGGTCGTCCCGGCCGACGACGCCGCCGAGTCCCAGCTCCTCCTCCAGGCCCGCCGGCTGTCCCTCACCGCGCTGGAGGCCGTCAAGGGCACGACCATGATCGACGACGTGTGCGTGCCCCGGTCCCGGCTCGGCGACATGCTGGAGGGCGTCGAACGCATCGCCGCCGAGTACGGCCTGACCATCGGGGTCTGCGCCCACGCGGGCGACGGCAACACCCACCCGACCGTCTGCTTCGACGCGGCCGACCCCGACGAGTCCCGCCGCGCCCGCGAGTCCTTCGACCGGATCATGGCCCTCGGCCTGGAACTGGGCGGCACCATCACCGGCGAGCACGGCGTGGGCGTGCTGAAGAAGGAGTGGCTGGCGCGCGAGATCGGCCCGGTCGGACTGGAGATGCAGCGCGCGATCAAGCAGGCGTTCGACCCGCTCGGCATCCTCAACCCCGGCAAGCTGTTCTGA
- a CDS encoding tetratricopeptide repeat protein, which translates to MDNLLYGPVRRRARRALIVSVAGAAVLGGTLAPAARERAAPPAPGPAARALGAVTAAVPAALPDLAALIGEREARVRADPGDARSWAVLGAAYAEQGRRTADPAFFPRADRALRTSLEIAPRRNADAAQGLAALAVARRDFPSAKWWGEVARRLDPKRWTAHALLIDAYTGLGDHRAAGRSLDRLTGLRSGPAVMARAAAVHRDRGRREDAAAEIADAAALAEAPAERAAYLERAGQLAFERGDRQTALHYFEQALRTDPDQRAAQAGQGRALAALGRTPQALTVYQAALARQPCPAFALELGELYESLGLERAAQAQYDLLRARVREAAAGGADEELVLGLFEADHGDPGAAVRRLRDEWRRQPGTAVADALGWALHRAGRDEEALDFARAATEGERGGGVRSALYSYHRGMIERELERYGAARRHLQEALRINPYFSPLHAPAARRALRALGEAPVD; encoded by the coding sequence ATGGACAACCTCCTGTATGGGCCGGTACGGCGGCGGGCGCGGCGGGCGCTGATCGTCTCGGTGGCCGGTGCCGCGGTGCTCGGCGGGACGCTGGCGCCGGCGGCGCGGGAGCGGGCGGCGCCGCCCGCGCCGGGCCCGGCCGCCCGGGCGCTGGGCGCGGTGACCGCCGCGGTGCCGGCCGCGCTGCCCGACCTGGCGGCGCTGATCGGCGAGCGCGAGGCCCGGGTGCGGGCGGACCCGGGGGACGCGCGGTCGTGGGCGGTGCTGGGGGCGGCGTACGCGGAGCAGGGGCGGCGCACGGCGGACCCCGCGTTCTTCCCGCGGGCGGACCGGGCGCTGCGGACGTCGCTGGAGATCGCGCCGCGGCGCAACGCCGACGCGGCGCAGGGGCTGGCGGCGCTGGCGGTGGCGCGGCGGGACTTCCCGTCGGCGAAGTGGTGGGGGGAGGTGGCACGGAGGCTGGATCCGAAGCGGTGGACGGCGCACGCGCTGCTGATCGACGCCTACACCGGGCTCGGCGACCACCGGGCCGCGGGGCGGTCCCTGGACCGGCTGACCGGGCTGCGTTCGGGGCCGGCCGTGATGGCCCGGGCCGCGGCCGTCCACCGGGACCGGGGCCGGCGGGAGGACGCGGCGGCCGAGATCGCCGACGCGGCGGCGCTGGCCGAGGCCCCGGCGGAGCGGGCGGCCTATCTGGAGCGGGCCGGGCAGCTCGCCTTCGAACGCGGGGACCGGCAGACGGCCCTGCACTATTTCGAACAGGCGCTGCGCACCGACCCCGACCAGCGGGCCGCGCAGGCCGGGCAGGGGCGGGCGCTGGCCGCGCTGGGCCGTACGCCGCAGGCGCTGACGGTGTACCAGGCGGCGCTGGCGAGGCAGCCGTGCCCGGCCTTCGCGCTGGAGCTGGGCGAGCTGTACGAGTCGCTGGGGCTGGAGCGGGCGGCGCAGGCCCAGTACGACCTGCTGCGGGCGCGGGTGCGGGAGGCCGCCGCGGGCGGGGCGGACGAGGAGCTGGTGCTCGGGCTGTTCGAGGCCGACCACGGGGACCCGGGGGCGGCGGTGCGGCGGCTGCGCGACGAGTGGCGGCGGCAGCCGGGGACGGCGGTGGCGGACGCGCTGGGCTGGGCGCTGCACCGGGCCGGGCGGGACGAGGAGGCGCTGGACTTCGCGCGGGCCGCGACGGAGGGCGAGCGCGGGGGCGGGGTGCGCAGCGCCCTGTACTCCTACCACCGGGGCATGATCGAGCGGGAGCTGGAGCGGTACGGCGCCGCCCGGCGCCATCTCCAGGAGGCGCTGCGGATCAATCCGTACTTCTCCCCGCTGCACGCCCCGGCGGCCCGGCGGGCGCTGCGGGCGCTGGGCGAGGCACCGGTGGACTGA
- the hppD gene encoding 4-hydroxyphenylpyruvate dioxygenase codes for MTQTTHHTPDTARQADPFPVKGMDAVVFAVGNAKQAAHYYSTAFGMRLVAYSGPENGSRETASYVLENGSARFVFTSVIKPSTDWGRFLARHVAEHGDGVVDLAIEVPDARAAHAYAVEHGARSVAEPYEVKDEHGTVVLAAIATYGETRHTLVERTGYDGPYLPGYVAAAPLVEPPAHRTFQAVDHCVGNVELGRMNEWVGFYNKVMGFTNMKEFVGDDIATEYSALMSKVVADGTLKVKFPINEPAVAKKKSQIDEYLEFYGGAGVQHIALNTNDIVQTVRTMKAAGVQFLDTPDSYYDTLGEWVGDTRVPVETLRELKILADRDEDGYLLQIFTKPVQDRPTVFFELIERHGSMGFGKGNFKALFEAIEREQAKRGNL; via the coding sequence ATGACGCAGACCACACACCACACTCCCGACACCGCACGGCAGGCAGACCCCTTCCCGGTCAAGGGAATGGACGCGGTCGTCTTCGCCGTGGGCAACGCCAAGCAGGCGGCGCACTACTACTCCACCGCCTTCGGCATGCGGCTGGTCGCCTACTCCGGACCGGAGAACGGCAGCCGGGAGACCGCTTCTTACGTACTGGAGAACGGCTCCGCCCGCTTCGTGTTCACCTCGGTCATCAAGCCGTCCACCGACTGGGGCCGCTTCCTCGCGCGGCACGTCGCCGAGCACGGCGACGGCGTGGTCGACCTCGCCATCGAGGTCCCCGACGCCCGCGCCGCCCACGCCTACGCCGTCGAGCACGGCGCGCGCTCCGTCGCCGAGCCGTACGAGGTGAAGGACGAGCACGGCACGGTCGTCCTGGCCGCGATCGCCACCTACGGCGAGACCCGCCACACCCTGGTCGAGCGCACCGGCTACGACGGTCCCTACCTGCCCGGCTACGTCGCCGCCGCCCCCCTCGTCGAGCCGCCGGCCCACCGCACCTTCCAGGCCGTCGACCACTGCGTCGGCAACGTCGAACTCGGCCGGATGAACGAGTGGGTCGGGTTCTACAACAAGGTCATGGGCTTCACGAACATGAAGGAGTTCGTGGGCGACGACATCGCCACCGAGTACAGCGCGCTGATGTCCAAGGTGGTCGCCGACGGCACCCTCAAGGTCAAGTTCCCGATCAACGAGCCCGCCGTCGCGAAGAAGAAGTCGCAGATCGACGAGTACCTGGAGTTCTACGGCGGCGCGGGCGTGCAGCACATCGCGCTCAACACCAACGACATCGTGCAGACCGTCCGCACCATGAAGGCGGCCGGCGTGCAGTTCCTGGACACGCCCGACTCGTACTACGACACCCTCGGCGAGTGGGTCGGCGACACCCGGGTCCCGGTCGAGACCCTGCGCGAGCTGAAGATCCTCGCCGACCGCGACGAGGACGGCTATCTGCTGCAGATCTTCACCAAGCCGGTCCAGGACCGCCCGACCGTCTTCTTCGAACTGATCGAACGGCACGGCTCGATGGGCTTCGGCAAGGGCAACTTCAAGGCCCTGTTCGAGGCGATCGAACGCGAGCAGGCCAAGCGGGGCAACCTGTAA
- a CDS encoding Lrp/AsnC family transcriptional regulator has protein sequence MVIDHLDARVIVLLAREPRIGVLEMSRRLGVARGTVQARLDRLQSNGVIRGFGPEVDPAALGYPVTAFATLQIRQGQGADVRAHLATVPEVLELHTTTGSGDMLCRLVARSNADLQRVIDRVVGFDGIVRASTAIVMENPVPLRIIPLVEQAAQAARERDGRAERSTDSSTDRPE, from the coding sequence GTGGTGATCGATCATCTGGACGCGCGCGTCATCGTGCTGCTGGCGCGGGAGCCGCGGATCGGGGTGCTGGAGATGTCCCGGCGGCTGGGGGTGGCGCGCGGGACGGTGCAGGCGCGGCTGGACCGGCTTCAGTCGAACGGAGTCATCCGCGGTTTCGGCCCCGAGGTGGATCCGGCGGCGCTCGGCTACCCGGTCACGGCGTTCGCCACGTTGCAGATCCGGCAGGGCCAAGGGGCCGATGTACGCGCCCACTTGGCGACCGTGCCGGAGGTGCTGGAGCTGCACACCACCACCGGCAGCGGGGACATGCTGTGCCGTCTGGTGGCTCGCTCGAACGCCGATCTCCAGCGTGTGATCGACCGGGTTGTCGGTTTTGATGGCATCGTCCGGGCCTCGACGGCGATCGTCATGGAGAACCCCGTGCCGCTGCGGATCATCCCGCTCGTCGAACAGGCCGCCCAGGCGGCGCGGGAGCGGGACGGGCGGGCGGAGCGGAGCACGGACAGCAGTACGGACCGACCCGAGTGA
- a CDS encoding ABC transporter permease has product MNFWEYLGSRHQQLLADAYQHASAVFQCMVVATVLGVLIGVAAYRSEWAGNLATTATSTVLTIPALAMIGLLVPVVGLGVAPTVTALTLYGLLPVVRNAIVGLRGVDPALVDAARGIGMSGPARLLRVELPLAWPPILTGIRVATQMLMGIAAIAAYASGPGLGNEIFRGIASLGSKNALNQVLAGTLGIIVLALLFDAVYVLIGRLTIPRGIRV; this is encoded by the coding sequence GTGAACTTCTGGGAGTACCTGGGCAGCCGCCACCAGCAGTTGCTGGCCGACGCCTACCAGCACGCGAGCGCCGTCTTCCAGTGCATGGTCGTGGCGACCGTGCTGGGCGTGCTGATCGGCGTCGCCGCCTACCGCAGCGAATGGGCGGGGAACCTGGCGACCACGGCCACCTCGACCGTGCTGACCATTCCGGCGCTCGCCATGATCGGTCTGCTCGTCCCGGTGGTGGGGCTGGGCGTGGCCCCGACGGTGACCGCGCTGACCCTGTACGGGCTGCTGCCGGTGGTGCGCAACGCGATCGTCGGGCTGCGCGGGGTCGACCCGGCGCTGGTGGACGCCGCGCGGGGCATCGGGATGTCCGGCCCGGCCCGGCTGCTGCGGGTGGAGCTGCCGCTGGCCTGGCCGCCGATCCTGACCGGCATCCGGGTCGCCACGCAGATGCTGATGGGCATCGCCGCCATCGCCGCCTACGCCTCCGGCCCCGGGCTCGGCAACGAGATCTTCCGCGGGATCGCCTCGCTGGGCAGCAAGAACGCGCTCAACCAGGTCCTCGCGGGCACCCTCGGCATCATCGTCCTGGCGCTGCTGTTCGACGCCGTGTACGTCCTGATCGGGCGGCTGACCATCCCCAGGGGGATCCGTGTCTGA
- a CDS encoding betaine/proline/choline family ABC transporter ATP-binding protein (Members of the family are the ATP-binding subunit of ABC transporters for substrates such as betaine, L-proline or other amino acids, choline, carnitine, etc. The substrate specificity is best determined from the substrate-binding subunit, rather than this subunit, as it interacts with the permease subunit and not with substrate directly.), producing the protein MSETTSATPSAGPSGATGATIELENLTKRYHGNPQPAVDNVNMEIAAGETVVFVGPSGCGKSTTLKMINRLIEPTSGRIRIDGEDVTDIDPVGLRRKVGYAIQSSGLFPHMTVAQNIGIVPKMTGWPKSRIRARVEEMLDLVGLDPGEFHGRYPRQLSGGQQQRVGVARALAADPPVLLMDEPFGAVDPITRDHLQDELIRLQRELHKTIVFVTHDFDEAIKLGDRIAVLREQSHIAQFDTPEAILTNPADDFVSGFVGAGAALKRLNLTRVGDVEITDYPTATVDDPLQDILQRLRAGGTNEVLLLDKHGRPYKWLRRGDLMRAKGSLARAGTLVHDTVTRDATLRDALEAVLTDNAGRVAVTGRRGAYEGVVDMETLMNSVHEMLEADRLDALEHQHDLEESRAGQTRAEQEGGGPGERGAPA; encoded by the coding sequence GTGTCTGAGACGACCTCCGCGACGCCCTCCGCGGGGCCTTCCGGCGCGACGGGCGCGACGATCGAGCTGGAGAACCTGACCAAGCGCTACCACGGGAACCCGCAGCCGGCCGTCGACAACGTCAACATGGAGATCGCGGCGGGCGAGACGGTGGTCTTCGTCGGCCCCTCGGGGTGCGGGAAGTCCACCACGCTCAAGATGATCAACCGGCTGATCGAGCCCACCAGCGGGCGGATCCGGATCGACGGCGAGGACGTCACCGACATCGATCCGGTGGGCCTGCGCCGCAAGGTGGGGTACGCGATCCAGTCCTCCGGCCTCTTCCCGCACATGACGGTCGCCCAGAACATCGGGATCGTGCCGAAGATGACCGGCTGGCCGAAGTCGCGGATCCGGGCCCGGGTGGAGGAGATGCTCGACCTGGTCGGGCTGGACCCCGGCGAGTTCCACGGCCGCTATCCGCGCCAGCTCTCCGGCGGCCAGCAGCAGCGGGTGGGGGTGGCGCGGGCGCTGGCGGCCGATCCGCCGGTGCTGCTGATGGACGAGCCGTTCGGCGCGGTCGACCCGATCACCCGCGACCACCTCCAGGACGAGCTGATCCGGTTGCAGCGCGAACTGCACAAGACGATCGTCTTCGTCACCCACGACTTCGACGAGGCGATCAAGCTGGGCGACCGGATCGCCGTCCTGCGCGAGCAGTCGCACATCGCCCAGTTCGACACCCCCGAGGCGATCCTCACCAACCCGGCGGACGACTTCGTCTCCGGTTTCGTGGGCGCCGGAGCTGCGCTGAAGCGGCTGAACCTGACCCGGGTGGGCGATGTCGAGATCACCGACTACCCGACGGCCACCGTCGACGACCCCCTCCAGGACATCCTCCAGCGGCTGCGCGCCGGCGGCACCAACGAGGTCCTGCTCCTCGACAAGCACGGACGGCCCTACAAGTGGCTGCGGCGCGGCGACCTGATGCGCGCCAAGGGCTCGCTGGCCCGGGCCGGCACGCTGGTGCACGACACGGTGACCCGGGACGCGACCCTGCGGGACGCGCTGGAGGCGGTCCTCACCGACAACGCGGGGCGGGTCGCGGTCACCGGGCGGCGCGGCGCGTACGAGGGCGTCGTCGACATGGAGACGCTGATGAACTCCGTGCACGAGATGCTGGAGGCCGACCGGCTCGACGCCCTGGAGCACCAGCACGACCTGGAGGAGTCCAGGGCCGGGCAGACCCGGGCCGAGCAGGAGGGCGGCGGCCCGGGCGAGCGGGGGGCACCGGCGTGA
- a CDS encoding ABC transporter permease — MFRDDGEAETEPEPEPPPPSPARAGRRISRQKLTLLPALLVAVLLATWLWFRQAELDSVSENALSDGRVSKALWQHVELTVVSTFFVLIIAIPLGVLLTRKAFRRATPLAMALANTGQATPAIGLLALLVIWLGIGRRAALIGIIVYAVLPVLSNTIAGLKANDPTLLEAARGIGMSPLGVLTRVELPLAVPLILAGIRTALVLNVGTATLATFGGGGGLGVLITTGITNQRMPVLVLGSILTVALALLVDWLASLAELLLRPRGLEVGT; from the coding sequence ATGTTCCGTGACGACGGCGAGGCGGAGACGGAACCGGAGCCGGAGCCCCCGCCGCCGTCCCCCGCCCGGGCGGGGCGGCGGATCAGCCGGCAGAAGCTGACCCTGCTGCCCGCGCTGCTCGTCGCGGTGCTGCTGGCGACCTGGCTGTGGTTCCGGCAGGCGGAGCTGGACTCCGTCAGCGAGAACGCCCTGTCGGACGGCCGGGTCAGCAAGGCGCTGTGGCAGCACGTCGAGCTGACCGTCGTCTCCACCTTCTTCGTGCTGATCATCGCCATCCCGCTGGGCGTCCTGCTCACCCGCAAGGCGTTCCGCAGGGCCACTCCCCTGGCCATGGCGCTCGCCAACACCGGCCAGGCGACCCCGGCGATCGGCCTGCTGGCCCTGCTGGTCATCTGGCTGGGCATCGGCCGCCGGGCGGCCCTGATCGGCATCATCGTCTACGCCGTCCTGCCGGTGCTGTCGAACACCATCGCGGGCCTGAAGGCCAACGACCCGACCCTGCTGGAGGCGGCCCGCGGCATCGGCATGTCCCCGCTGGGCGTGCTGACCCGGGTGGAGCTGCCGCTGGCCGTGCCCCTGATCCTGGCGGGCATCCGCACGGCCCTGGTCCTCAACGTCGGTACGGCGACCCTGGCGACCTTCGGCGGAGGCGGCGGGCTCGGCGTGCTGATCACCACCGGCATCACCAACCAGCGGATGCCGGTGCTGGTGCTCGGCTCGATCCTCACCGTCGCCCTCGCCCTCCTCGTCGACTGGCTCGCCTCCCTGGCCGAGCTGCTGCTGCGCCCCCGCGGTCTGGAGGTGGGCACATGA